A stretch of DNA from Leptotrichia sp. oral taxon 215 str. W9775:
GTCTTACTAATGCACCTAAAGCAGGAACGATACCTATACTGAAGCTTAGGAGTTCTTTTTTTGGTTCCCAGCCAAATCTTTTTTTCTGCCAGTTTATGAAGGATTCAAAATATTCGTCAGGACGGTATACATACCCGAAAATACCATGTTCAGCTTTGCTTTTTACGGCGTTGATTACAGGTTCGGCAGTTTTAAAATCCATATCGGCAATCCATAACGGAATTACATCATCCACTCCGAATTTTTTTATTAATTCATTGTATTTTGTAGAATGGTTATTTTTTCTATCTATTATTTCATCAAAATTGTATTTCATTAAAGTTATCCTTTCGCTTTTTATATAGTTGTTCTCAATATTTCAAAATTTCCTTTTAAAGTAACCTTTATGTGAGGAGGTACAAGAACAGATTCCCCCTTCTGAATATCAAGGGTAGAATTACTGCTTTCAATACTTCCCTTTCCTTCAAGTATTGAGTAGATAATCATACTTTCTTCATTAGTATCTTCAAAATTTTCTTCAACTTTTACCTTATCAATACTGTAATATTTTTTCTTTATTATATTTTTTCTTGTTTCACCATTTTCAAATTCAGTTTTTCTGACATCTGCCTTTTTCTCAAAATCTATTACTTCAGCCGCATCATCAATGTGAAGTTCTCTTTTCTTACCATTTTCAATACGGTCAAAATCGTATATTCTGTATGTTACATCAGAATTTTCCTGTATTTCGGCAAAAAGAACGCTTCCTTTAAGTGAAGCATGTACCATTCCTGGAGTGATATCTACCAGATCCCCTTTTTTTACAGATATTTCTTCAAACATTCCGGAAAAATCATTGTTTTTAGCCTTTTCTAGAAATACTTCCTTTGTAATTCCAGGTTTCATACCCATTATAAGAACAGCGTCATCGCTTGCTTCCATAATAAACCATGATTCGCTTTTTCCAAGTTCATTGTGTTTTCTGTTGGCAACTTCATCATCAGGATGCACCTGTATGGAAAGTCTGTCATTTACATCAAGATATTTAATAAGCAGAGGGAATCTCTGTCCATATTCGTTATAAACTTTTTCACCTACAAGTTCCCCTTTGTATTCATCGTAAACTTCCTGTAAAGTTTTCCCGGCAAGAGGTCCATTTTCAACAATACTCATTCCATTAGGATGAGCAGAAACTTCCCATGATTCACCGATATTTTTATTTTCAGGCAGAGTCATATTCAGCTTTGCTTCAAATTCCCTTCCACCCCACACTTTTTCAATAAAAACCTTTTTAAATTTCATTGGATATAGCATATAATTTCTCCTTTCATTTTTAACTTTTAACTTTTATTATTTAAAATTAATTAATAGTAATAATTTTGACAACTTTTATAAAAAGTACATTAATTATATTATATACTTATTTTTTCATCAGTCAATATTTTTTCTGTAAAACCCGTCTGCAACTTTTTCTCCTGCATATTCTGAAAATATACCTATTATAATTCCTGCAATAATATCGCTGGGAAAATGCACACTTAGATACATTCTCGAAAAAGCAATGAGTATTCCTGTAATGAGTACAGGTATAAAATATTTCTTTATATGCCTGAAGAAAATATATACCATTACAAAGGAAGCTGCTGTATGTCCCGATGGGAATGAATAATCTTTAGGTGCCTTAATTAGCAGTACAATGTCAGCCAGTTCAGAAAATGGTCTTGGTCTGTGGATTAAAGGCTTTAAAATAACATTTACAGCCAGTGCGCATATAATAAGTGAAACAATGGAGAAAACTCCGATTTTTCGGTATTTTCTATTTAGGAACAGTATCAGTGCAACAGCAATCCATACCATTCCATTATCTCCCAGAATTGTAAAAAATATCATAATCTTATTAAACAATTCAGAATTTAAATTATGCTGGAATCTGTATATTTTTTCTATAACTGATATATCAATATTTTGTATAAAATCAAACATGTTTCTGTGAAATTATATTAAAGTATTTAAAAATATATTTATTCATTTCCTGTTTTAAATTGTAAAATTATTGAATAATTTCATAAATACTATTTTTAAAATTTTAATACAATCTCAGCTCCTTTCTTTTTACAATTATTATATATTAAAATGAAGAAAAAAGAAACAGTTTCTAATCTATTTAAAAGGAAATTATGATATAATACATTCATAAAAATGAAAGTTGAGGTGTATATTTATGGAAAATAACGTTTTATTAGCTGTATTTAAAAATCAGCTCAGTGCTTATGAAGTTTTGAATAATATTAAAGGAAACTTTGTTGGTAAGAATTATGTCATTACTGAGGCTGCAGTAGTAAAAAAGGAAAATGGAAAGGTTGTTTTCAAGGAAGGGTTTGAAGTTTCTTCAAATGGACAGGTTGGATTTCTTTCAGGAGGATTATTAGGGGCTTTTGTTGGAATTATAGGAGGTCCGCTTGGGATTTTATTTGGAGGATCATTGGGGGCATTAATTGGTGAAAGCAGAGGAAATGCAGAAGATGAAATAGAAACAGGAATTCTGGCGGATACTACAAAATATTTGACAGATGATAATTTTGGGTTGGTTCTGCTTGCAACTGAAGAAGAAAATTCTGAACTGGATGAGTATTTGAAAAAATATGATGAGGAAATTATTCTAAGAAAAAGTGCCAATGTTGTTCAGGAGGAAGTAGAACTTGCAAAAGAATACGAAAAGGAACTATATAAGACAGCTGCCTATGATGAATTTAAGAAAATGGCAAATGAAGAAAAAGACAAGCTGAAAATAAAAGTTGATGATGTACTGGCAAATTTAAAGGATAAATTTGAAGAAGCTGACAGTAAAATTAAACTGGAAGTTGCTAAATTAAGGGAAAAATTTAGAAAATAAAAAAGAATAAATAAAGATAGATGCTTTCTGGCCCGGTTTCAAAAAAAGTTTACCGGGTCAGTTTTCTAATGAAAGGATAAATATGAGTGAAGAAATATTGGGAATGGAAGAGCTGCTGGAAGAGGATATAGCAGATGAAATACTGGATACAGAGGGAAGTAAAAATATTAAGTCTGGAACTGTCAGATTTAAGGAACTGGAAAAAATAAAAAGAATAAAGAAACTAGCAGATGTCCTTATGAAATATGGATTTGAAGAAATTCTAAGCAGAAGTGAGCTCGAAAAAAGACTTCCAAAGAGGATTGTAGGACGGAACAGGGGGAAAATAAAGGATATTAAGTCTAGAACAATCTATGAAAGAGTTAGAATGGCACTTGAGGAAATGGGTCCTGCCTATGTGAAGTTTGGTCAGATGCTAAGTAACAGAAATGATATACTTCCTGAAGAAATGATATCTGAGCTTCAGAAATTGCAGGATAAAGTTGAAATTCAGGAAGTTGATATAAGGAAAAAACTTGCTGAAGAGCTAAATATTATTCCAGAAGAATATTTTCAGTCAATAGATGAAGAACCAATGGCATCAGCATCCATAGGTCAGGTATTCCGTGCAGTTCTAAAAAATGGAGAAAAAGTTGTACTGAAGGTAAGAAGGGACAATATAGATAATGTAGTTGAAACTGATCTGATAATAATGAAGGATATGGCCAAGTTTTTGGAAAAATACGATGTAAATGCTAAAAATATTAATCTGCTGTATATTGTTGAGACTTTTGAAAATATGCTGAAAAAAGAGCTTTCCCTTACAAATGAACGAAAAAATATGGAACGTTTTGAAAACAATTTTAAGGGAAATGAGCATTTACATGTTCCTGTTGTATATAAGGAGCTTTCAAATAATAGGATTTTATGCATGGAATTTATAGAGGGAATTAAAATAACAGATAAGGAAAAAATTGAAAAAATGGGTTTTAATCCGAAAGAAATAGCTTCACTTGGATTGGAACTTTACATAAAACAAGTTATGAAATACGGATTTTTTCATGCAGATCCTCATCCGGGAAATATATTTCTGGGGAAAGATGGAAAATTGATATTTATTGATTTTGGAGCAATGGGAACACTATATCCGTATGAAATAGAGCTTCTGGAGGAACTTACACTGAACTTTCTGCAGAAGGATGTCAAAAAAATGATTGCAACAATAAAGGAACTTGCACTGGATTACAATATTTCTGATGAAAAAAGACTGGAGAGGGGATTTTATGATATTTTAAGTATGGTTGACGGGACTTCCCTTGAGGAAATTAATCTTGTAGAAATTATGGAGAGAGTAAAAACATTATTAAGTCAAAATCAGGTGCTGCTGTCAGAAGATATGTATCTTCTTGTTAAAGGTATAGGTCAGATTGAAGGAATTGGAAGACATCTAAATCCTCAGCTGAATATTATGCAGGAAATAGGAAATAATGCACAGGAAATTATGGTAAAAAGAATGTCGCCTAAGTATATTCTGGAAAAAGGAATGGGAAAAGTAGGTGAATTTTCTGAAAACTGGCTGACATTGCCAAGCGACCTGAAAAGACTGCTGGAAAAAATACAGAATAATGAACTGAAACATAGGCATGAACTTGTAGGATTTGAAAATTTCCAGAAAATTACAGAAAGACTTGTCCTGGGACTTGTGGTTTCTTCACTTATTATCGGGTCATCAATACTTGTTCTGGCAAATATGCCTCCACATATAAACGGTATTTCAGTTTTAGGAATTTTAGGATTTATAATTTCAGGAATTTTAGGAGCAAATATGATAATGTCAAAGAAAAAGGATAAATATTAAAGATAGTGAGATGATAAAAATATGGGAAATTTATTTAAATACCCATATTTTTATTGTAAATAGTAAAAAAATTATGTAAAATACAAATATAAAACAAAATTTTATTATAAAACGGTGAGGAGGTAACTGTATGGCAAAATTAAAATTTCCTGAAAACTTCTGGTGGGGGTCAGCAACTTCGGGACCTCAGAGCGAAGGAAGATTTAACAAGAGAAACAGAAATATATTTGACTACTGGTATGACACAGATAAAAAGGTGTTCTTTAATGAAGTGGGACCTGATGTTGCATCAAATTTTTATAACAGTTTCAAAGAAGATATAGCACTTTATAAGAAAATTGGATTAAATTCGTTAAGAACGTCAATACAGTGGACAAGACTGATTAAAGATTTTGAAACTGGTGAAGTTGATGAAGACGGAGTAAGATTTTACAATGAAGTGATTGATGAATTTATAAAGCAGGGACTGACACTTGTAATAAACCTGTATCATTTTGACATGCCGATAGAACTTCAGGAAAAATACGGTGGCTGGGAGTCGAAGCATGTTGTAGATCTGTTTGTGAAATATGCAAAAAAAGCTTTTGAGCTATTTGGCGACAGGGTAAAATACTGGATGACCTTCAATGAGCCGATAGTTCCTGTAGAAGCGCAGTATATGTATAAATTTCACTATCCGCTAGTAGTGGACGGGAAAAAGGCCATGCAGGTACTTTACAATACCGCACTTGCTTCAGCGAAAGTAATAGAAGCCTACAAAGAGTATAAAAAGGAAACAGGAAATAACGGAGAAATAGGAATTATACTGAATCTGACACCTTCATATCCGAGAAGTGAAAATGAGGAAGATATAAAGGCTGCAGAAATTTCTGATGCGGTTTTTAATAATTCCTTTCTTGACCCTGCAATTAAAGGAGAATTTCCAAAACTGCTGACTGATATACTTGAAAAAGACGGTGTTTTATGGGAAAGTACCCAGGAAGAGCTTGATATAATAAAGAAAAATACAGTGGACTATCTTGGAGTGAACTATTATCAGCCAAGAAGAATAAAGGCAAGGGAAACAGAATTTGACATGTCTTCAGGATGGCTGCCTGACAAATATTTTGAAAACTATGATATGCCTGGAAAAAGAATGAATATTTACAGAGGTTGGGAAATATATCCTAAGGCTATTTATGACATAGCAAAAAATATTCAGGAAAACTACGGGAATATAAAATGGTTCATTTCAGAAAACGGAATGGGTGTAGAAGGGGAAGAAAGATTTAAGAACGCCGAGGGAGTAATAGAAGATGACTATAGAATAGAATTTTACAGGGAACATCTGACTCATCTTCATAAGGCAATTACAGAAGGTGCAAACTGTTTCGGATATCATACTTGGACTCCGATAGACTGCTGGTCTTGGACTAATGCCTATAAAAATAGATATGGATATATTTCAGTGGATTTACCTACACAGATAAAGACAATTAAAAAGTCAGGACACTGGATAAAGGAAGTTTCTGAAAGTAATGAAATAGAAGGCTGGGATATGTAATAACAAAGTAACGTAAAAACTATGGGGACAAAAAGGATATGCGTTTCCTTAAAAACGTAAATATATTTTAAAGGATGGATAATTTATGAAAAAAATATTACTATGCTGTTCGGCTGGAATGTCTACAAGCCTTATGGTAAATAAGATGCAAAAGGCTGCGGCTGATAAGGGAATAGAAGTGGAAATATGGGCTGAACCTATGGACAAGGCATCTTCTGAAGTACCAAAAGCTGATGTTGTTTTATTAGGGCCTCAAATTAAGTTTGCACTGCCTGAAATAAAAAAACTTACTGACCAGGCAGGAAATAAAATAGGTGTCATAGACATGATGGACTATGGAATGATGAATGGGGAAAAGGTTCTTAATATGGCACTGGAATTAATGGGAAAATAATAAAATTATTATATTAAAATGTACTGCACCTAAAATCTTGTTTACAACTTTTTGGGGTCAGTACAATTTTGTCGTTAATAATTTTTCATTTAAAGGATAAGAAAAACTTGACAAAACTAAAAAAAAACTATAGAATAACCTTACAAAAATAAAATATACAGAAGAGGAGGTAGGAAAAATGAAAAAAGTTGCAATGATTTTAGTAGTGTTAATTCATATTGTGGGGATGTCAGCACCTAAAGATGAAGCGGGGAAGATTTTTGAAAATCAGGAGAGGCGGCTTGAAGATGAAAGGCTTAGACTGGAACAAAAACAAAGGCAGACGGAATTTGAAAATACTAAATTTGAAAACAGTTCGGAAATTGGGGTAAAAGAGGCAGTTTCTTCTGACAATTCTAAAAAATTTTTAATAACTGAAATTAATCTGAGGGATGAATATAATTTACTGACTAAAAAAGAAAAATCAAAAATTATTGGGAAGTATATCCATCTTGAACTAAATTCAGCAGATATAACAAATCTTTTGACAGAGTTCACAAATAAATTAATAACAAAAGGATATTCAACTTCGGTGGTGACCGTTATGCCGGATAATGATTTAACGTCAGGAAGGTTAAATTTGGCAGTTGTTCCGGGGAAAATAGGGGAAATAGTGATTAATTCGGGAAATGTTCTTGACAGATTAAAAGAATTTTTCATGTTTAAAACGAATAAAGGTAAAATTTTCAATATAAGGGATCTGGATACGGCTACGGAAAATTTTAATTCGGTACAGGCGAACAGCATGACAATGGAAGTACTGCCCGGAAAAGAGGAAAACACTTCAAAAATTCAAGTGAAAAATATTCTTAAAAATAAATATTCTGTAAGCTTAATTTCAAACAACTATGGGGATAATAAGCAGGACGGGATCTGGAGGAAAGGTGTCAGCCTTAACATTGACAGTCCTTCAGGTATAGGAGATAACCTGTATTTTACATATATGACAGTTTCCAGGAAAAATCCTGACAGGAACTGGAAAAAACGTGCGGATGAGCTTCAGCCGGGAGAAATATTGCCAATCGGGCCTGCCGGCTATGATCCGTCAAAGGGGGATACCCTGCCGTATAAAAGGCGGCTGGACATGTTCAATTTTGGATATACGATGAAATTCAGGGACTACACACTGAGGCTGGGTTCAGCAAGAAGCATTCAGGAAAGCAGTTTTTATGCATCAAATACAGTTTATGACCTGTATACTTCCAGTCATACGCTTTCCATGAATCTGGATAAAATACTCTTTAGAAACCAGAAAAGTAAACTGACTGCAGGAATAGGGATTAAAAGAAAGCACAATAACAATTATCTTGAAGGGGCGGTTTTATCAGACAGGAAACTGACTGTGGGTACGGTAAATATCAGTTACACGACATCGCTGTTTAAGGGAATTTTTGGATTGAATTTAGGATATGAAAGAGGGCTTAAAATTTTTGGGGCAGAAAGAGATGGAAGAAAAACAGGTACAGCACCAAAAGCCCAGTTTAACAAATATACATTTGACATGAGCTATTACAGGCCTATAGGAGAGCATATGGTATACAGGGGGAATATCTATTCAAGTTTATCAGATGATACACTGTATGGAAGCGAGAGGCAGTCAATAGGGGGAGTAGGAAGTGTAGGTGGATTTCACAGGAGTACAGTATCAGGAGACAAGGCAGTTGAGATAGGAAATGAAATTTCTTACAATATTCCTGTAAAGAAAATAGCGGTGCTGTCACCATATCTGGGATATGGCTATGGATATGTGAGAATAAACAATGACAAGTCGGAATACAGGAAGGGATACATATCAGGAGCTGTTGCGGGTGTCAGACTGGATACTAAATATCTGGACTTTAATTTTGGATATGCGAAACCTGTTTCATATTCAAAATATCTGAATCCGGAGAAACAGGAAATGTATTTTAATATGGCATTGAAGGTATCTTTTTAGGAAAGAAAATTTGACAGAAATTAAGGAAAAAGTTTAGAAGGGATAAGAAAAAAAAGAGGAGGCGTATACTTGGAAAATAAAATTTTAAGGAAATTAGTGGCATTTATGCTGTTAATAGCAATGAACATAAACATGTTTGGAACAAATCTAATGCTGGATCCTAATTCTCAGCACAATACGAAACTGGACACTTCAGCAAATGGGACGCCAATCATTAATATATCTACTCCGAACAATCGGGGTGTGAGTATTAATGAATTTTTAGAGTATAATGTAGGTCATGAAGGTCAGGTTCTTAATAATGCTGATAATATGGGACGGAGCCATATAGCAGGAATGATTAATGCAAATCCGAATTTAGGACCGAATCAGGCCGCAAATTTAATCATTCTGCAGGTAAACGGAGCAAACCGTTCCCAGATAGAGGGATATATAGAAGCCCTAAGCCGTAACAGGGTGGATGTGGTACTGTCCAATGAAAACGGGATTTACTTGAACGGAGCCGGAACAATAAATGTCAGAAAATTCACACCGGCAACAGGCAGGGTTACACTGAAAGATGGGGATGTTGTAGGAATTGATGTAGAAAAAGGCAGAGTTGTAATTGGGGCAAACGGTTTTGATGCGACAAATACTGACTATGTCAATATCATTGCAAAATCTCTGGAAATGCAGGGGAATCTTGTTGGGAACAGGGTTGATGTAATTTTAGGGGAAAATTTTGTAGACAATAACGGAGCAGTGACTTCAAAAGGTGGAATAAATTCAGTGGCCATAGATGCAGGCAATCTTGGGTCAATGTATGCCGGACAGGTCAGGATAGTCAGTACGGATAAAGGTGCCGGAGTAAATTCGGGGGCGTTAATTTATTCGAAAAATGAGAAGCTGGAAATTACAGCTGACGGTAAAATCAATGTTGCTAAAATTAAGGGGAACGGAATTGAAATCAAAGGTTCTGACTATACACAGACAGAACTGGCCAGTTCCGACCGTGATATTAATATTACAGCAAATACCGTAAAATTATCAGGTCAGACACAGGCTCAGGGAAATGTAGGTTTGAATGCGGATGTTGAAAATGCTTCTGAGATACTTGCAAACGGAAATCTGAAAACAAAAAAATTAACTAACACAGGAAAAGTTGAAGTTTTAAAAAAAGTGGAGATCACAGGAGAACTGGATAATGGCGGATCATTAATTTCAGTTGATGGAGTTACAGTCGCAAAAGATGTAAAAAATACAGGAGAGATATCCACAAATGATGATTTTACGGCTAAAAATGTCGTATCATCCGGAAAAGTTTTTGGGAAAAATATTCAGGCGGATGATGTGGATAATAGCGGAAAAATGCTTGCAAAGGGTAAGTTTACAGCTAAAAATGTAAAAAATACCGGGGAAATAGCTTCAGGAGATAAAATTTCAGCCAAGAAATTGGAAAATTCTGGAACAGCCGCTACCAGCTCTGATATTTCGGTTTCAGATTCACTTGTAAACCATAATGGCGGAAATATAGAAGGGAAAAATGTTGAAGTTAAAGGACCTGAACTAAGAAATGCCGGTAAAATCAGTGCCGGCAATATAAGGTCTAAAGTGAATGAAGTAATAAACAGTGGGCAGGTTCATTCAAGTAGGGATGTAGATTTTGATACTCAGAAACTGACAAATACAGGAGAAATCCTGGCTGTAAATGATGTGAATTCAGCTGGTGCAGATGTTACGAATAACGGTAAAATTGCATCAAACAACAGGATTTTACTTGATAATTCAAAGATTGCGAATACGGGGGAGATACTGTCAGGCAATATATCAATGCAGAATGCTCAGAAGTTTGATAATACTGGGACAATTAAAGCTAATAACACTGTACTGACAACAACG
This window harbors:
- a CDS encoding PTS sugar transporter subunit IIB — translated: MKKILLCCSAGMSTSLMVNKMQKAAADKGIEVEIWAEPMDKASSEVPKADVVLLGPQIKFALPEIKKLTDQAGNKIGVIDMMDYGMMNGEKVLNMALELMGK
- a CDS encoding AarF/ABC1/UbiB kinase family protein gives rise to the protein MSEEILGMEELLEEDIADEILDTEGSKNIKSGTVRFKELEKIKRIKKLADVLMKYGFEEILSRSELEKRLPKRIVGRNRGKIKDIKSRTIYERVRMALEEMGPAYVKFGQMLSNRNDILPEEMISELQKLQDKVEIQEVDIRKKLAEELNIIPEEYFQSIDEEPMASASIGQVFRAVLKNGEKVVLKVRRDNIDNVVETDLIIMKDMAKFLEKYDVNAKNINLLYIVETFENMLKKELSLTNERKNMERFENNFKGNEHLHVPVVYKELSNNRILCMEFIEGIKITDKEKIEKMGFNPKEIASLGLELYIKQVMKYGFFHADPHPGNIFLGKDGKLIFIDFGAMGTLYPYEIELLEELTLNFLQKDVKKMIATIKELALDYNISDEKRLERGFYDILSMVDGTSLEEINLVEIMERVKTLLSQNQVLLSEDMYLLVKGIGQIEGIGRHLNPQLNIMQEIGNNAQEIMVKRMSPKYILEKGMGKVGEFSENWLTLPSDLKRLLEKIQNNELKHRHELVGFENFQKITERLVLGLVVSSLIIGSSILVLANMPPHINGISVLGILGFIISGILGANMIMSKKKDKY
- a CDS encoding glycoside hydrolase family 1 protein produces the protein MAKLKFPENFWWGSATSGPQSEGRFNKRNRNIFDYWYDTDKKVFFNEVGPDVASNFYNSFKEDIALYKKIGLNSLRTSIQWTRLIKDFETGEVDEDGVRFYNEVIDEFIKQGLTLVINLYHFDMPIELQEKYGGWESKHVVDLFVKYAKKAFELFGDRVKYWMTFNEPIVPVEAQYMYKFHYPLVVDGKKAMQVLYNTALASAKVIEAYKEYKKETGNNGEIGIILNLTPSYPRSENEEDIKAAEISDAVFNNSFLDPAIKGEFPKLLTDILEKDGVLWESTQEELDIIKKNTVDYLGVNYYQPRRIKARETEFDMSSGWLPDKYFENYDMPGKRMNIYRGWEIYPKAIYDIAKNIQENYGNIKWFISENGMGVEGEERFKNAEGVIEDDYRIEFYREHLTHLHKAITEGANCFGYHTWTPIDCWSWTNAYKNRYGYISVDLPTQIKTIKKSGHWIKEVSESNEIEGWDM
- a CDS encoding type I phosphomannose isomerase catalytic subunit, translating into MLYPMKFKKVFIEKVWGGREFEAKLNMTLPENKNIGESWEVSAHPNGMSIVENGPLAGKTLQEVYDEYKGELVGEKVYNEYGQRFPLLIKYLDVNDRLSIQVHPDDEVANRKHNELGKSESWFIMEASDDAVLIMGMKPGITKEVFLEKAKNNDFSGMFEEISVKKGDLVDITPGMVHASLKGSVLFAEIQENSDVTYRIYDFDRIENGKKRELHIDDAAEVIDFEKKADVRKTEFENGETRKNIIKKKYYSIDKVKVEENFEDTNEESMIIYSILEGKGSIESSNSTLDIQKGESVLVPPHIKVTLKGNFEILRTTI
- a CDS encoding DUF456 domain-containing protein, producing MENNVLLAVFKNQLSAYEVLNNIKGNFVGKNYVITEAAVVKKENGKVVFKEGFEVSSNGQVGFLSGGLLGAFVGIIGGPLGILFGGSLGALIGESRGNAEDEIETGILADTTKYLTDDNFGLVLLATEEENSELDEYLKKYDEEIILRKSANVVQEEVELAKEYEKELYKTAAYDEFKKMANEEKDKLKIKVDDVLANLKDKFEEADSKIKLEVAKLREKFRK
- a CDS encoding ShlB/FhaC/HecB family hemolysin secretion/activation protein, whose product is MKKVAMILVVLIHIVGMSAPKDEAGKIFENQERRLEDERLRLEQKQRQTEFENTKFENSSEIGVKEAVSSDNSKKFLITEINLRDEYNLLTKKEKSKIIGKYIHLELNSADITNLLTEFTNKLITKGYSTSVVTVMPDNDLTSGRLNLAVVPGKIGEIVINSGNVLDRLKEFFMFKTNKGKIFNIRDLDTATENFNSVQANSMTMEVLPGKEENTSKIQVKNILKNKYSVSLISNNYGDNKQDGIWRKGVSLNIDSPSGIGDNLYFTYMTVSRKNPDRNWKKRADELQPGEILPIGPAGYDPSKGDTLPYKRRLDMFNFGYTMKFRDYTLRLGSARSIQESSFYASNTVYDLYTSSHTLSMNLDKILFRNQKSKLTAGIGIKRKHNNNYLEGAVLSDRKLTVGTVNISYTTSLFKGIFGLNLGYERGLKIFGAERDGRKTGTAPKAQFNKYTFDMSYYRPIGEHMVYRGNIYSSLSDDTLYGSERQSIGGVGSVGGFHRSTVSGDKAVEIGNEISYNIPVKKIAVLSPYLGYGYGYVRINNDKSEYRKGYISGAVAGVRLDTKYLDFNFGYAKPVSYSKYLNPEKQEMYFNMALKVSF
- a CDS encoding phosphatase PAP2 family protein is translated as MVWIAVALILFLNRKYRKIGVFSIVSLIICALAVNVILKPLIHRPRPFSELADIVLLIKAPKDYSFPSGHTAASFVMVYIFFRHIKKYFIPVLITGILIAFSRMYLSVHFPSDIIAGIIIGIFSEYAGEKVADGFYRKNID